Proteins from a single region of Flaviflexus salsibiostraticola:
- a CDS encoding ABC transporter ATP-binding protein produces MLHNDSGTPSAITITGLTKHFNRVRAVDGIDAEIRRGEIVAFLGPNGAGKTTTLDMVLGLTTPTSGTITVNGSTPRDAVAKGEISAVLQTGGLLHDLKVGEVVDYVASTYRTPTLGREALDRAGIANLADRKVSLCSGGEQQRLKFALSLLPNPQILVLDEPTAGMDVTARRSFWATMQAEAREGRTIIFATHYLEEAQAFAERVILVARGRIIADGPMSEIRQYTDIRVLTARIADEAAVREALKHFSTDLSYTIEDGVLLVRDRDTDGLARVLLGIDGVSDLEISAPSLEDAFVDMTEEKTP; encoded by the coding sequence ATGCTCCACAACGACTCGGGGACCCCATCCGCGATCACGATAACCGGCCTCACCAAGCACTTCAATCGCGTGCGGGCGGTGGATGGAATCGACGCCGAGATCCGACGCGGTGAGATCGTCGCCTTCCTCGGCCCGAACGGTGCGGGAAAGACGACCACCCTCGACATGGTTCTCGGTCTCACAACCCCCACATCGGGCACCATCACCGTCAACGGCTCCACCCCCCGCGACGCTGTCGCCAAGGGCGAGATCAGCGCCGTTCTGCAGACCGGCGGGCTGCTCCACGACCTCAAGGTCGGAGAGGTCGTCGACTATGTCGCCTCGACGTACCGGACCCCGACCCTCGGGCGCGAGGCCCTCGATCGCGCCGGCATCGCCAACCTCGCCGACCGCAAGGTGTCCCTCTGCTCGGGTGGCGAACAGCAGCGACTGAAGTTCGCGCTGTCGCTGCTGCCGAACCCGCAGATCCTCGTCCTCGATGAGCCGACAGCGGGCATGGATGTGACTGCGCGCCGGTCATTCTGGGCAACCATGCAGGCTGAGGCCCGAGAGGGCCGCACCATCATCTTCGCCACCCACTATCTTGAGGAGGCGCAGGCCTTCGCCGAGCGCGTCATCCTCGTCGCCCGCGGCCGGATCATCGCCGACGGGCCGATGTCGGAGATCCGCCAATACACCGACATTCGCGTCCTCACGGCGCGGATCGCCGATGAGGCGGCCGTGCGCGAAGCCCTCAAGCACTTCTCGACCGACCTGTCCTACACGATCGAGGATGGGGTCCTCCTCGTGCGGGATCGAGATACGGACGGGCTCGCGCGCGTCCTTCTCGGCATCGATGGGGTCAGCGATCTGGAGATCTCTGCACCCTCGCTCGAGGACGCGTTCGTCGACATGACCGAGGAGAAGACCCCGTGA
- a CDS encoding RNA-binding S4 domain-containing protein yields the protein MNDVEARLPIRLGQLLKLADLADSGTHARELVEAGEVEVNSERCTQRGRQLSEGDTVSVHGTTITVISAD from the coding sequence ATGAATGACGTCGAAGCACGGCTCCCCATCCGGCTCGGTCAGCTCCTCAAGCTCGCCGATCTCGCCGACTCCGGCACCCACGCGCGCGAGCTCGTCGAGGCGGGCGAGGTCGAGGTCAACAGCGAGAGGTGCACGCAGCGGGGCCGGCAGCTGTCCGAGGGCGATACGGTATCCGTCCACGGCACGACCATCACCGTCATCTCGGCGGACTAG
- a CDS encoding VTT domain-containing protein translates to MSEFFSTGPFLLVYLALLVIVFCRAQATYWIGYYVTTRLTKNVPETGWRRRFYTWSEQDSVKAGIDTIHRRGWIIIPLSFLTIGFQSIIQFAAGLIRFSPPRYTAAMLPGCMAWALIYSTIGFSVWGALIAAFAGSPYGIALLLLLVLIIVLGLRWRRRAQGRLIHE, encoded by the coding sequence ATGAGCGAGTTCTTCTCGACAGGCCCGTTCCTGCTCGTCTACCTCGCCCTGCTCGTCATCGTGTTCTGCCGGGCGCAGGCGACATACTGGATCGGCTACTACGTCACCACGAGGCTGACGAAGAATGTGCCCGAGACGGGCTGGCGCCGACGCTTCTACACGTGGTCAGAACAGGACTCCGTCAAGGCCGGCATCGACACGATCCACCGCCGCGGATGGATCATCATTCCGCTCTCCTTCCTCACGATCGGCTTCCAGTCGATCATCCAGTTCGCCGCCGGTCTCATCAGGTTCTCCCCGCCCCGATACACGGCGGCGATGCTCCCGGGATGCATGGCGTGGGCCCTCATCTACTCGACCATCGGGTTCTCCGTCTGGGGCGCCCTCATCGCCGCATTCGCCGGATCACCCTACGGCATCGCACTTCTTCTCCTCCTCGTCCTCATCATCGTGCTCGGCCTCCGCTGGCGGCGCCGCGCACAGGGAAGGCTCATCCATGAATGA
- a CDS encoding Fur family transcriptional regulator, giving the protein MSNGVAQPSRRPTRARSIIRATLDSTDRFMSAQRLHEMITEQGEDVGLATVYRTLQLFADDGEVDCLRDSDGEMLYRKCVREAHHHHLICRRCGVTKELEDLTIEQWADAVAAKHGFSSVSHTFEVYGVCADCQAAG; this is encoded by the coding sequence GTGTCGAACGGCGTAGCTCAGCCCTCCCGACGGCCCACCCGGGCCCGCTCGATCATCCGCGCCACGCTCGACTCGACGGACAGGTTCATGTCCGCCCAGCGGCTGCACGAGATGATCACGGAGCAGGGTGAGGACGTCGGGCTGGCCACGGTCTATCGGACACTCCAGCTGTTCGCGGATGACGGCGAGGTGGACTGCCTGCGCGACAGCGACGGCGAGATGCTCTACCGCAAGTGTGTCCGCGAGGCTCACCACCACCATCTGATCTGCCGCCGCTGCGGGGTGACGAAGGAGCTCGAGGACCTGACGATCGAGCAGTGGGCCGATGCCGTGGCCGCCAAGCACGGCTTCTCATCCGTCTCCCACACCTTCGAGGTGTACGGCGTGTGTGCCGACTGCCAGGCGGCCGGATGA
- a CDS encoding metal ABC transporter permease has protein sequence MIDVLVEMWSNGLLRRALIVAAIVGVSAPVMGTYLVQRRLTLLGDGIGHMALTGVAAGWLAAAAAGASNRDEWAVPGAVIASILGALIIEYLRDRGKASGDVALALLFYGGIAGGVLLIGIAGGTTNNLNAYLFGSISTVTVMDLWLSLVLAVVVLIVGVGLRPALFALCHDQEFATASGLPVRALSVLISVTAALTVAVAMRVVGVLMVSALMVIPVATAQLVTRSFVSTMRFAMLIGVLVAEAGLIITYVYDISPGAMIVTLAVGLYAVLSIIRPLLVRSPQGDPHPTMDDQLRGAECRTA, from the coding sequence GTGATAGACGTACTTGTCGAGATGTGGAGCAACGGCCTCCTGCGCCGCGCTCTCATCGTCGCCGCCATCGTCGGCGTCTCCGCCCCGGTCATGGGCACCTATCTTGTCCAGCGCAGGCTGACCCTTCTCGGCGACGGCATCGGCCACATGGCCCTCACGGGCGTCGCCGCAGGCTGGCTCGCCGCGGCTGCCGCGGGGGCCTCGAACCGCGATGAGTGGGCTGTGCCCGGTGCCGTCATCGCCTCGATCCTCGGCGCCCTCATCATCGAGTACCTGCGTGACCGCGGCAAGGCCTCTGGCGACGTGGCCCTCGCACTCCTGTTCTACGGCGGCATCGCCGGCGGCGTCCTCCTCATCGGCATCGCCGGTGGTACGACGAACAATCTCAACGCCTACCTATTCGGCTCGATCTCGACCGTGACCGTCATGGACCTGTGGCTCTCATTGGTCCTCGCCGTCGTCGTCCTCATCGTCGGCGTCGGGCTCCGGCCGGCCCTGTTCGCGCTGTGCCACGACCAGGAGTTCGCGACAGCCTCGGGTCTGCCCGTGCGCGCCCTGTCGGTCCTCATCTCCGTCACGGCCGCACTCACGGTTGCGGTGGCGATGCGAGTGGTCGGTGTGCTCATGGTGTCTGCCCTCATGGTCATCCCCGTCGCCACGGCCCAACTCGTCACGCGATCCTTCGTGTCGACGATGCGGTTCGCCATGCTCATCGGTGTCCTCGTCGCGGAGGCGGGCCTCATCATCACGTACGTCTACGACATCTCCCCGGGCGCGATGATCGTCACCCTCGCGGTCGGACTGTACGCCGTCCTATCGATCATCCGCCCACTCCTAGTAAGATCCCCCCAGGGGGACCCTCATCCGACCATGGATGACCAACTGAGAGGTGCAGAGTGTCGAACGGCGTAG
- a CDS encoding metal ABC transporter ATP-binding protein gives MGSTQILSGIDLDIEDGTTLAILGPNGSGKSSLVRAMLGIYPHTGLIELLGERLPGRSVDWAQIGYAPQRPTSTAGVPATALEVVASGLLHGRTFRFGRGYKERAMDALDSVGLAHRAEESVQTFSGGQQQRVMLARALVSNPSLLFLDEPFSGVDRASRETLTRTLTEKHHEGLTIVVVLHELQNLRPLIDNTIVIEHGRIIRRGDAPRATAWHDDPDHDHDHEHADEWTSFRTPDLEGL, from the coding sequence ATGGGATCCACGCAGATCCTGTCGGGAATAGACCTCGACATCGAGGACGGTACAACACTGGCGATCCTCGGCCCGAACGGCTCCGGCAAGTCATCCCTCGTACGAGCCATGCTCGGCATCTACCCCCACACAGGGCTCATCGAGCTCCTCGGGGAGAGACTGCCGGGTCGGAGCGTCGATTGGGCCCAGATCGGATATGCACCCCAGCGGCCCACGTCGACGGCGGGTGTGCCCGCGACCGCGCTTGAGGTGGTCGCCTCGGGCCTGCTCCACGGGCGGACCTTCCGCTTCGGGAGGGGCTACAAGGAGAGGGCGATGGATGCGCTCGACAGCGTTGGCCTCGCCCATCGCGCCGAGGAATCGGTTCAAACGTTCTCGGGCGGGCAGCAGCAGCGCGTCATGCTCGCGCGGGCGCTCGTCTCGAACCCATCGCTCCTCTTCCTCGACGAGCCGTTCTCCGGGGTCGACAGGGCATCCCGCGAGACGCTGACGCGCACTCTCACCGAGAAGCACCACGAGGGCCTCACCATCGTCGTCGTCCTGCACGAGCTGCAGAACCTCCGGCCCCTCATCGACAACACGATCGTCATCGAGCACGGCAGGATCATCCGCCGGGGCGATGCTCCGCGGGCGACTGCCTGGCACGACGATCCGGATCACGATCATGACCACGAGCACGCGGACGAATGGACGTCGTTCCGCACGCCGGATTTGGAGGGGCTGTGA
- a CDS encoding metal ABC transporter substrate-binding protein, with protein sequence MKRTALAGLLGASALVISACSADTDTDSDALSIVTSTYPLEYVAAEVGGDLVSVRSLTPPGSDDHSLELSPRQVTDLERVDLVVTLSGYQNAMDDALAATSPTHVVDAADHVDLREPQELTGAPAADANVEDDHAHEDETHVEDDHAHEDETHVDDDHAHEDETHVEDDHADDHGHSHDGPDPHFWLDPARMALLAHPIADELASIDPEHADVFRANADDLVGRMEQLDTDFSDGLAQCESSTFVVSHSAFTYLAGAYDLDQQAIAGTEIDTEPSPKRVAEVTALVEDAGVDVIFTTSQAERSLVQALADEAGVRVDVLDAVATQVDDDVDYDGVMRTNLAKLRDALGCR encoded by the coding sequence ATGAAGAGAACTGCCCTCGCCGGACTTCTCGGCGCCTCCGCTCTGGTCATCTCCGCCTGCTCCGCCGATACCGACACGGACTCAGACGCACTCAGCATCGTGACCTCGACGTACCCGCTGGAATACGTCGCGGCCGAGGTCGGCGGCGACCTGGTCTCCGTCAGATCACTCACTCCCCCAGGATCCGACGACCATTCCCTCGAGCTCTCGCCGCGCCAGGTCACCGACCTCGAGCGCGTCGATCTCGTCGTCACCCTCTCCGGCTACCAGAACGCGATGGATGACGCTCTGGCCGCGACCAGCCCCACTCACGTGGTCGACGCGGCCGACCACGTTGACCTCAGGGAGCCGCAGGAGCTGACGGGGGCACCGGCAGCAGACGCGAACGTCGAGGACGACCACGCGCACGAAGACGAGACCCACGTCGAGGATGACCACGCGCACGAAGACGAGACCCACGTCGACGATGACCACGCGCACGAAGACGAGACTCACGTCGAGGACGACCACGCGGACGATCACGGTCACAGCCACGACGGCCCGGATCCGCACTTCTGGCTGGACCCCGCCCGCATGGCCCTGCTCGCCCACCCCATCGCCGATGAGCTCGCATCCATCGACCCCGAGCATGCCGACGTCTTCCGCGCCAACGCCGATGATCTCGTCGGCCGCATGGAGCAGCTGGATACGGACTTCAGCGACGGACTCGCCCAGTGCGAGAGCTCGACGTTTGTCGTCTCGCACTCCGCCTTCACCTACCTCGCAGGCGCGTACGACCTCGACCAGCAGGCTATCGCCGGCACCGAGATCGATACCGAGCCCTCTCCGAAGCGCGTGGCCGAGGTGACCGCCCTCGTCGAGGACGCGGGCGTCGACGTCATCTTCACGACGTCCCAGGCGGAGCGCAGCCTCGTCCAGGCACTTGCCGACGAGGCCGGTGTACGGGTCGATGTGCTCGATGCGGTGGCGACTCAGGTGGATGACGACGTCGATTACGATGGTGTCATGCGAACCAATCTCGCGAAGCTTCGCGACGCCCTGGGCTGCCGGTGA
- a CDS encoding glycine--tRNA ligase, with protein sequence MATSKLDSVISLAKRRGFVYPSGEIYGGTRSAWDYGPLGVELKENIKRQWWRSIVQGRDDVVGLDSSIILPRDVWVASGHLAAFSDPLTECLSCHKRFRLDQMQEEYAHKKGIDDYESVPVEDLPCPSCGTRGQWTEPRDFNMMLKTYLGPVEDESGLHYLRPETAQGIFVNFNNVMTSARQKPPFGIAQIGKSFRNEITPGNFIFRTREFEQMELEFFVKPGTDEEWHEHWLQARTDWYVDLGISRENLRHFEHPKEKLSHYAKRTVDIEYRFGFQGGDWGELEGIANRTDFDLGTHTKHSGKKLEYFDQQTGERYTPYVIEPSAGLTRSLMTFLVEAYEEDEAPNTKGGVDTRTVLRLDPRLAPVKAAVLPLSRKAELTGPAKELAKELRQSFNIEYDDAGAVGRRYRRQDEIGTPYCVTYDFDSIEDQAVTIRDRDTMKQERVNLSQVSSYLNERIPR encoded by the coding sequence ATGGCTACTTCGAAACTGGACAGCGTCATCTCCCTCGCCAAGCGGCGCGGCTTCGTCTACCCGTCGGGTGAGATCTACGGCGGCACGCGATCGGCGTGGGATTACGGGCCGCTCGGCGTCGAGCTCAAAGAGAACATCAAGCGCCAGTGGTGGCGCAGCATCGTCCAGGGCCGTGATGACGTCGTCGGCCTCGACTCCTCGATCATCCTGCCCCGCGACGTCTGGGTCGCCTCGGGCCACCTGGCGGCCTTCTCCGATCCGCTGACCGAATGCCTCTCCTGCCACAAGCGCTTCCGGCTTGATCAGATGCAGGAGGAGTACGCGCACAAGAAGGGCATCGACGACTACGAGTCCGTGCCCGTCGAGGACCTTCCCTGCCCGAGCTGTGGCACCCGCGGCCAGTGGACCGAGCCGCGCGACTTCAACATGATGCTCAAGACCTACCTCGGCCCCGTCGAGGATGAGTCCGGCCTGCACTACCTGCGCCCGGAGACCGCCCAGGGCATCTTCGTCAACTTCAACAACGTCATGACCTCGGCCCGGCAGAAGCCGCCGTTCGGCATCGCCCAGATCGGCAAGTCCTTCCGCAACGAGATCACTCCCGGCAACTTCATCTTCCGAACCCGCGAGTTCGAGCAGATGGAGCTGGAGTTCTTCGTCAAGCCCGGCACCGATGAGGAGTGGCACGAGCACTGGCTCCAGGCCCGCACCGACTGGTACGTCGACCTCGGCATCTCGCGCGAGAACCTGCGCCACTTCGAGCACCCGAAGGAGAAGCTCTCACACTACGCGAAGCGCACCGTCGACATCGAGTACCGGTTCGGCTTCCAGGGTGGGGACTGGGGCGAGCTCGAGGGCATCGCCAACCGCACCGACTTCGACCTCGGCACCCATACGAAGCACTCCGGCAAGAAGCTCGAATACTTCGACCAGCAGACTGGCGAGCGCTACACGCCCTACGTCATCGAGCCCTCGGCCGGTCTCACCCGCTCGCTCATGACCTTCCTCGTCGAGGCCTACGAGGAGGACGAGGCACCGAACACGAAGGGCGGCGTCGACACCCGCACCGTGCTCCGCCTCGACCCGCGCCTCGCACCGGTCAAGGCGGCCGTGCTGCCGCTGTCCCGCAAGGCCGAGCTCACCGGCCCGGCGAAGGAGCTCGCGAAGGAGCTTCGCCAGTCCTTCAACATCGAGTACGACGACGCCGGCGCGGTCGGCCGCCGCTACCGTCGCCAGGACGAGATCGGCACGCCCTACTGCGTGACGTACGACTTCGACTCGATCGAGGACCAGGCGGTGACGATCCGCGACCGCGACACGATGAAGCAGGAGCGCGTCAACCTGTCCCAGGTCTCCTCCTACCTGAACGAGCGGATTCCCCGCTAG
- a CDS encoding YibE/F family protein, with product MHRRTGPGENALEPGAARRAAIWQAAIVVPLALATLLGLVVLWPGESPAGSVPVTAESVTLETGVITQIGETDEVGSTEVRMSLTGADMEVPVHVPAEIVANGLDVGDRIEAMFTPAAIGTGTPYIFWDFERDVPLWLLIGAYILVVALVARGKGLAAVAGLALSLAIVVLFMLPALLAGQNPLLVVLVGAGAMMFASIYLAHGISIRTTTAILGTAGGLLVTGLLAVIASDRTNLTGTLSDSALSLTGYGIQLDQILICGMILAGLGALNDVTITQVSTVWELRAANPASTAAQLYRQGMVVGRDHIASTIYTLAFAYVGTALPLLMSAAVIDRTFLDTLATGEIAEEIVRTLVASIGLVLAIPLTTGIAARLARA from the coding sequence GTGCATCGGAGGACCGGGCCCGGGGAGAATGCCCTTGAGCCGGGTGCGGCGAGGCGGGCTGCCATCTGGCAGGCCGCCATCGTCGTCCCGCTCGCTCTGGCAACCCTCCTCGGGCTCGTCGTCCTCTGGCCGGGCGAGAGCCCAGCCGGCTCCGTGCCGGTCACGGCGGAGTCCGTCACGCTCGAGACCGGCGTCATCACCCAGATCGGCGAGACCGACGAGGTCGGGTCGACCGAGGTGAGGATGTCGCTCACGGGGGCGGATATGGAGGTGCCCGTCCACGTCCCGGCAGAGATCGTCGCCAACGGCCTCGACGTGGGGGACCGGATCGAGGCGATGTTCACGCCGGCCGCGATCGGCACGGGCACGCCCTACATCTTCTGGGACTTCGAGCGGGACGTGCCGCTCTGGCTCCTCATCGGCGCCTACATTCTCGTCGTCGCCCTCGTCGCGCGCGGCAAGGGCCTGGCGGCGGTCGCGGGTCTCGCACTGTCGCTCGCGATCGTCGTCCTCTTCATGCTCCCGGCGCTGCTCGCGGGTCAGAACCCGCTCCTCGTCGTCCTCGTCGGGGCGGGGGCGATGATGTTCGCCTCCATCTACCTCGCGCACGGCATCTCGATCCGGACGACGACGGCGATTCTCGGCACGGCCGGTGGCCTCCTCGTCACGGGACTGCTCGCGGTCATCGCCTCGGATCGGACGAACCTCACCGGCACCCTGTCCGACTCGGCGCTCTCGCTCACCGGATACGGAATCCAGCTCGACCAGATCCTCATCTGCGGGATGATCCTCGCCGGCCTCGGCGCGCTCAACGACGTCACGATCACGCAGGTGTCGACCGTGTGGGAGCTGAGGGCGGCGAACCCGGCATCCACTGCTGCGCAGCTCTACCGGCAGGGCATGGTCGTGGGCAGGGACCACATCGCCTCAACGATCTACACGCTGGCCTTCGCCTACGTCGGCACAGCGCTGCCCCTGCTCATGTCAGCCGCTGTCATCGACCGGACATTTCTCGATACACTGGCGACCGGCGAAATCGCGGAGGAGATCGTTCGCACACTCGTCGCGTCGATCGGTCTCGTCCTCGCCATACCCCTGACCACCGGAATCGCAGCGAGGCTGGCACGTGCCTGA
- the dusB gene encoding tRNA dihydrouridine synthase DusB, translating into MPELTIGPLTVTDVVLAPMAGVTNPPFRRLCREAGELGARQAGYEGISGLYVCEMVTTRALVERHPETMRMIEPDPGDPIRSIQLYGVEPKTVGAAVRMLVDEDRADHIDLNFGCPVPKVTRRGGGAALPWKLDLFTAIVEAAVDNAGGIPITVKTRVGIDADHITYRDAGRIAQDAGVAAMSLHGRTMAQHYAGRADWDTIALLVEDLDIPVLGNGDLFSADDARAMREHTGCAGIVVGRGCQGRPWIFTDLVADSHGSTVRARPSFREVSAIIHRHAEYSIEHFGDELRAMREMRKHITWYLRGFSVGGERRRELALVATLDELDERLADIPDQDYPDAAEGPRGRAGTEKKPHLPEFWLDSRQLSADQQLKIQAAEVNISGG; encoded by the coding sequence GTGCCTGAACTGACCATCGGTCCTCTGACCGTCACCGACGTCGTCCTGGCCCCCATGGCCGGCGTCACCAACCCGCCGTTCCGCAGGCTCTGCCGGGAGGCGGGCGAACTCGGTGCCCGCCAGGCGGGCTACGAGGGGATCTCCGGGCTGTACGTCTGCGAGATGGTGACAACGCGTGCGCTCGTCGAGCGCCATCCGGAGACGATGCGGATGATCGAGCCCGATCCCGGTGACCCGATCCGCTCGATCCAGCTCTACGGCGTCGAGCCGAAGACCGTCGGCGCGGCGGTGCGGATGCTCGTCGACGAGGACCGCGCCGATCACATCGACCTCAACTTCGGATGCCCGGTCCCGAAGGTGACCCGGCGCGGCGGGGGAGCGGCGCTCCCGTGGAAGCTCGACCTCTTCACGGCGATCGTCGAAGCCGCCGTCGACAACGCGGGCGGAATTCCGATCACCGTCAAGACGCGTGTCGGCATCGACGCCGACCACATCACCTATCGCGACGCCGGGCGGATCGCCCAGGACGCAGGGGTTGCGGCAATGTCGCTCCACGGCCGGACGATGGCCCAGCACTACGCGGGCAGAGCCGACTGGGACACGATCGCCCTCCTCGTCGAGGACCTCGACATCCCCGTGCTCGGCAACGGCGACCTTTTCAGCGCCGATGATGCGAGGGCGATGAGAGAGCACACGGGCTGCGCCGGCATCGTCGTCGGCCGCGGCTGCCAGGGCAGGCCGTGGATCTTCACCGATCTCGTCGCAGATTCCCACGGCTCGACCGTCCGAGCGCGGCCGAGCTTCCGCGAGGTCTCCGCCATCATCCACCGGCATGCGGAGTACTCGATCGAGCATTTCGGGGATGAGCTGCGCGCCATGCGGGAGATGCGCAAGCACATCACCTGGTACCTGCGTGGATTCTCCGTAGGTGGGGAACGGCGCCGCGAACTCGCGCTCGTCGCCACGCTCGACGAACTCGACGAGCGCCTCGCCGACATTCCCGACCAGGACTACCCGGACGCGGCCGAGGGTCCCCGAGGGAGGGCCGGCACAGAGAAGAAGCCGCACCTGCCGGAATTCTGGCTCGACTCCCGCCAGCTCTCCGCCGACCAGCAGCTGAAGATCCAGGCCGCGGAGGTCAACATCTCCGGCGGCTGA
- a CDS encoding deoxyguanosinetriphosphate triphosphohydrolase, whose protein sequence is MEYGSSDIERWAPEGAHSQARGPFERDRARVLHSSGLRRLGAKTQVLGPATNDFIRTRLTHTLEVAQIGRSLAKYVGADQDLVETACLCHDLGHPPFGHNGERALAEVAASIGGFEGNAQTLRLITRLEPKRFQPDGRPAGLNLTRAAVDATIKYPWGADAGKRKFNYYDDDVDVFEWARLDADGLCAEAQIMDLSDDIGYSVHDVEDAVVRGHVVLDRLPDEHERIIEATVGWYGGDADRLSAAFDRLLPLFPQSYSGSQADLAHLKDLTSEFIGRFLTAVTEASPQSARYRGGIIVPEEIADEILLLKGIAVTFVMAPRELEPTYLSQRSVLFDLVDALWDRPAEMEAMYLEPYLRSGDDAAKLRCIIDQIAALTDQSAMAWHARLCGMLRSSL, encoded by the coding sequence GTGGAGTACGGAAGCAGTGACATCGAGCGGTGGGCACCAGAGGGTGCCCACAGCCAGGCCCGCGGGCCATTCGAGCGCGACCGGGCCCGTGTCCTCCACTCCTCCGGCCTGCGCCGCCTCGGCGCGAAGACGCAGGTGCTCGGACCCGCCACGAACGACTTCATCCGCACCCGCCTCACCCACACCCTCGAAGTGGCCCAGATCGGCCGCTCGCTGGCGAAGTACGTGGGCGCCGACCAGGACCTGGTCGAAACCGCCTGTCTCTGCCATGATCTCGGGCACCCGCCCTTCGGCCACAACGGCGAGCGGGCACTCGCGGAGGTCGCGGCCTCCATCGGCGGCTTCGAGGGCAATGCGCAGACGCTGCGCCTCATCACGCGCCTGGAGCCCAAGAGATTCCAGCCCGATGGCAGGCCCGCCGGGCTCAACCTCACGCGGGCCGCGGTCGACGCGACGATCAAGTACCCCTGGGGCGCCGACGCGGGGAAGAGAAAGTTCAACTACTACGACGACGACGTGGACGTCTTCGAATGGGCACGGCTCGACGCCGATGGCCTGTGTGCCGAGGCACAGATCATGGACCTCTCGGATGACATCGGATATTCGGTCCACGACGTTGAGGATGCCGTCGTCCGAGGCCATGTCGTCCTCGACCGTCTCCCCGATGAGCATGAGCGGATCATCGAGGCGACCGTCGGCTGGTACGGGGGAGACGCGGACCGCCTCAGCGCCGCCTTCGACCGACTCCTGCCGCTGTTCCCGCAGTCCTACAGCGGCTCACAGGCTGACCTCGCTCACCTCAAGGACCTCACCTCGGAGTTCATCGGGCGGTTCCTCACTGCCGTGACAGAGGCATCGCCGCAATCCGCGCGGTACCGCGGCGGTATCATCGTGCCTGAAGAGATCGCGGATGAGATCCTTCTCCTCAAGGGCATTGCGGTCACCTTCGTCATGGCGCCGCGCGAGCTGGAGCCCACGTACCTCTCACAGCGGTCGGTGCTCTTCGACCTCGTCGACGCCCTGTGGGACCGGCCCGCGGAGATGGAGGCGATGTACCTCGAGCCGTACCTCCGCTCGGGCGATGACGCCGCGAAGCTGCGGTGCATCATCGATCAGATCGCGGCCCTCACCGACCAGTCGGCGATGGCGTGGCATGCCCGCCTGTGCGGGATGCTGAGGAGCTCGCTGTGA